A portion of the Leifsonia sp. EB41 genome contains these proteins:
- a CDS encoding RNA polymerase subunit sigma-70: MDDQLLHAALGGDRAAFDALTAPHRRELHVHCYRMLGSVQDAEDAVQDTLLSAWLGLPGFEGRSSLRTWLYRIATNRCLNVLRAGRRRPAEVDAPVARPTALGEVSWLEPYPDSLLDGLPDDAPGPEAQYESREAVTLAFTRALQLLPPSQRAALLLRDVLGYPAAEAADLLGVTVDSLNGALKRARATLADAPHAVDPIDPDPELLERFVTAFTSGAVEDLVALMSDDVWVRMPPLPFEYRGPEAAAAFFAPMTDHRRTIERMVPTGANGQPAWGEYVRDPVSGGLHLVGVLVIGVAGGRVAEVTHFEPGAGAWLGLPRRLAG, translated from the coding sequence ATGGACGACCAGCTGCTCCACGCCGCGCTCGGCGGCGACCGCGCCGCATTCGACGCGCTGACCGCGCCGCACCGCCGCGAGCTGCACGTGCACTGCTACCGGATGCTCGGCTCGGTGCAGGACGCGGAGGACGCCGTGCAGGACACCCTGCTGAGCGCCTGGCTGGGCCTGCCGGGCTTCGAGGGCCGGTCGTCGCTGCGGACCTGGCTCTACCGGATCGCGACGAACCGGTGCCTCAACGTGCTCCGCGCCGGACGCCGCAGGCCGGCCGAGGTGGACGCCCCGGTCGCCCGGCCCACCGCGCTCGGCGAGGTGTCCTGGCTGGAGCCGTACCCCGACTCGCTGCTCGACGGCCTCCCCGACGACGCCCCCGGCCCGGAGGCGCAGTACGAGTCGCGGGAGGCGGTCACCCTCGCGTTCACGCGCGCCCTCCAGCTGCTGCCGCCCTCCCAGCGGGCCGCCCTCCTCCTCCGCGACGTGCTCGGCTACCCCGCTGCGGAGGCCGCCGACCTCCTCGGCGTGACGGTCGACTCCCTCAACGGCGCACTGAAACGCGCTCGCGCCACACTCGCGGACGCTCCGCACGCCGTCGACCCGATCGACCCTGACCCGGAGCTCCTGGAGCGCTTCGTCACCGCGTTCACATCCGGTGCGGTCGAAGACCTGGTCGCCCTGATGTCGGACGACGTCTGGGTGCGGATGCCGCCGCTCCCGTTCGAGTACCGCGGCCCGGAGGCCGCGGCGGCCTTCTTCGCCCCGATGACCGACCACCGCCGCACGATCGAGCGGATGGTGCCGACCGGCGCGAACGGGCAGCCGGCGTGGGGCGAGTACGTGCGCGACCCGGTGTCGGGCGGGCTGCACCTGGTGGGGGTGCTGGTGATCGGGGTGGCCGGCGGCCGGGTGGCGGAGGTGACGCACTTCGAGCCGGGGGCCGGCGCGTGGCTGGGGC
- a CDS encoding SRPBCC domain-containing protein: MTTQTATDYTTTIDLDRSPDEVSAAIADVGRWWLGDVTGQAERVGDEFTYRYRDLHDSTQQVTVFEPGRRIVWDVIDSELGFVAEPDPWTGTRIVFDLQPSGDGTRLTFTHEGLTPAKECYDACSAGWDHFVVGSLRRFVETGAGVPL, translated from the coding sequence ATGACCACGCAGACCGCCACCGACTACACCACCACGATCGACCTCGACCGCAGCCCGGACGAGGTCTCCGCCGCCATCGCGGACGTCGGCCGCTGGTGGCTCGGCGACGTCACCGGCCAGGCGGAGCGGGTGGGGGACGAGTTCACCTACCGCTACCGCGACCTCCACGACAGCACGCAGCAGGTCACCGTGTTCGAGCCGGGGCGTCGCATCGTCTGGGACGTGATCGACAGCGAGCTCGGCTTCGTGGCGGAGCCCGACCCGTGGACCGGCACGCGGATCGTGTTCGACCTCCAGCCGTCCGGCGACGGGACGCGCCTGACCTTCACCCACGAGGGCCTCACGCCGGCGAAGGAGTGCTACGACGCGTGCTCCGCGGGATGGGACCACTTCGTCGTCGGCAGCCTGCGCCGGTTCGTGGAGACCGGCGCAGGCGTGCCGCTGTGA
- a CDS encoding lipase family alpha/beta hydrolase produces MSLLKKLLVAATAAALGSLAIALPAQADTVSVSPPGANDWSCVPSAAHPYPVILVPGTFESMAKNWSTMSPVLKQAGYCVFALDYGQYNGVDASGPIAQSAQQLAPFVDAVLASTKATKVDLVGHSQGGMMPRYYLGFLGGAKKVHQLIGIAPSNHGTHGVIVPGPDGLPALTSADPSACPACADQTAGSAFLQKLNSIGDTVRGPSYTVISTTHDEVVTPYQSQALSGSPSQVTNTVIQDKCPADPIEHDQSPNDPVVQQLVLEALSVPNGPADPAYQPNCAG; encoded by the coding sequence ATGTCGTTACTGAAGAAGCTGCTCGTCGCCGCCACCGCGGCGGCCCTCGGGTCGTTGGCGATCGCCCTGCCCGCCCAGGCGGACACCGTCTCCGTCTCGCCTCCCGGCGCCAACGACTGGTCGTGCGTGCCCTCCGCCGCGCACCCGTACCCCGTGATCCTGGTGCCGGGGACGTTCGAGAGCATGGCGAAGAACTGGTCCACCATGTCGCCCGTGCTCAAGCAGGCGGGCTACTGCGTGTTCGCCCTGGACTACGGCCAGTACAACGGCGTGGACGCGTCCGGCCCGATCGCCCAGTCCGCCCAGCAGCTCGCCCCGTTCGTGGACGCGGTGCTGGCCTCCACGAAGGCCACGAAGGTCGACCTCGTCGGTCACAGTCAGGGCGGGATGATGCCCCGCTATTACCTGGGCTTCCTCGGCGGCGCCAAGAAGGTGCACCAGCTCATCGGGATCGCGCCCTCCAACCACGGCACCCACGGCGTCATCGTCCCGGGACCGGACGGGCTGCCGGCGCTCACCAGCGCTGACCCGTCGGCCTGCCCGGCGTGCGCCGACCAGACCGCGGGCTCCGCGTTCCTGCAGAAGCTGAACTCGATCGGCGACACCGTGAGGGGACCGAGCTACACCGTCATCTCGACCACCCACGACGAGGTGGTGACGCCGTACCAGAGCCAGGCGCTGAGCGGCTCGCCCTCGCAGGTCACCAACACCGTCATCCAGGACAAGTGCCCGGCCGACCCGATCGAGCACGATCAGTCCCCCAACGACCCGGTCGTGCAGCAGCTCGTGCTGGAGGCGCTCAGCGTGCCGAACGGTCCGGCCGACCCGGCCTACCAGCCGAACTGCGCCGGCTGA
- a CDS encoding LamG-like jellyroll fold domain-containing protein, producing MTSRTTPRRRWSPTALTATLTAFALGASGAALAAAPAVALPGAASTLEVHADQPFRPVTHVATGSLYGLASGTVPSDSLVQAIKPNTFVQMAPGGHQLPNGEPAPAGDALVVAPEAAAAGAKVVVRMSDWYPDFPYKWVSWSDWLGAVDTQVKAVQASGAKNISAYALWNEPDWTWDTAKAGSFNDAWTRTYREVRSLDATTPIQGPSYSDNISGMQGFLANAVATNTVPDIIAWHELESSSHIQGDIAKVEAIEKSLGITPRPIAIEEYATPSEIGVPGPLVGYIAKFERYGVDNAELAFWNHYGTLGDTLTDTGGSPNGSYWLYTWYGDMSGSMVTTTPPASTGLDGAASVTADKTEVDVIAGGGSGATAIHVDGLNALKFGNAVGVKLEYTPSYGRTTPTAAPITISNTLYHVGSDGSITVPVAMNAAFGYHLVITRPNTVTNLNGQYTLTNGNSGLALDTAGTSADQAAATGGASQMWKLVYSGAGLYKVVNGATHAVLGVQSAPTANGAQVVVGADTGGDDQLWQVIPAADGRVKLANAGSGLVLAVSSMSTAPGASVVQWTDGAPTCAVDGPRAPGRVGTALDFCHTASYVSLPAGIVSGLTADYTVSAWVDPSANTTWSRVFDFGNGPGTNMFLTVNSGTGLRFAITTGGPGAEQRIDATSVLPVGQWSLVTVTLSGTTGTLYVNGQVVGTNTNMTVHPSAMGATPNDWIGKSQYNDPALDAKVDDFNIYSRALGASEVAALASATVGSGDVAHYAFDEAGGTTIVDSSSHGRNGTLVVVTASGTSTTASDAATADHFWTLTPVAG from the coding sequence ATGACGTCACGCACGACACCCCGCAGGAGGTGGTCGCCGACCGCCCTGACGGCCACGCTCACCGCGTTCGCCCTGGGAGCATCCGGCGCCGCCCTGGCAGCAGCCCCCGCCGTCGCGCTCCCCGGCGCGGCCTCCACCCTCGAAGTCCACGCCGACCAGCCGTTCCGCCCGGTCACGCACGTGGCCACCGGCTCCCTGTACGGCCTGGCGAGCGGCACCGTCCCTTCGGACTCCCTGGTGCAGGCGATCAAGCCCAACACGTTCGTCCAGATGGCTCCCGGCGGCCATCAGCTCCCCAACGGCGAGCCGGCCCCGGCAGGCGACGCCCTCGTCGTCGCTCCGGAGGCCGCCGCGGCCGGCGCCAAGGTCGTGGTCCGCATGTCCGACTGGTACCCGGACTTCCCGTACAAGTGGGTGAGCTGGAGCGACTGGCTCGGCGCGGTCGACACGCAGGTGAAGGCGGTCCAGGCGTCCGGCGCGAAGAACATCTCCGCCTATGCGCTCTGGAACGAGCCCGACTGGACCTGGGACACCGCCAAGGCCGGATCCTTCAATGACGCGTGGACGCGCACCTACCGGGAGGTCCGATCGCTCGACGCCACCACGCCGATCCAGGGTCCGAGCTACTCGGACAACATCAGCGGGATGCAGGGCTTCCTCGCCAACGCCGTCGCCACGAACACGGTGCCCGACATCATCGCCTGGCACGAGCTGGAGAGCTCGTCGCACATCCAGGGCGACATCGCGAAGGTCGAGGCGATCGAGAAGAGCCTCGGGATCACCCCGCGGCCGATCGCCATCGAGGAGTACGCGACCCCGTCCGAGATCGGCGTGCCAGGACCGCTGGTCGGCTACATCGCCAAGTTCGAGCGCTACGGCGTGGACAACGCCGAGCTCGCCTTCTGGAACCACTACGGCACGCTCGGCGACACCCTCACCGACACCGGCGGGTCGCCCAACGGCTCGTACTGGCTCTACACGTGGTACGGCGACATGAGCGGGAGCATGGTCACCACCACCCCGCCGGCGTCGACGGGCCTCGACGGCGCAGCCTCCGTCACCGCGGACAAGACCGAGGTGGACGTCATCGCGGGCGGCGGGAGCGGTGCGACGGCCATCCACGTCGACGGGCTGAACGCGCTCAAGTTCGGCAACGCCGTCGGCGTCAAGCTGGAGTACACGCCGTCGTACGGGCGCACCACCCCGACGGCCGCGCCGATCACCATCTCGAACACGCTGTACCACGTCGGCTCGGACGGCTCGATCACCGTACCGGTCGCCATGAACGCCGCGTTCGGGTATCACCTCGTCATCACCCGCCCGAACACCGTCACGAACCTCAACGGCCAGTACACGCTCACCAACGGCAACAGCGGCCTCGCGCTCGACACCGCAGGCACGTCGGCCGACCAGGCGGCGGCCACCGGCGGCGCGAGCCAGATGTGGAAGCTCGTCTACAGCGGCGCCGGCCTCTACAAGGTCGTGAACGGCGCGACCCACGCGGTGCTCGGGGTGCAGTCGGCCCCCACGGCGAACGGTGCGCAGGTCGTCGTCGGCGCGGACACCGGAGGCGACGACCAGCTCTGGCAGGTCATCCCGGCAGCGGACGGCCGCGTCAAGCTGGCCAACGCCGGCAGCGGGCTGGTCCTCGCGGTCTCGTCGATGAGCACGGCGCCGGGCGCCTCCGTGGTCCAGTGGACCGACGGCGCCCCGACCTGCGCCGTCGACGGGCCGCGTGCGCCCGGCCGGGTCGGCACCGCGCTCGACTTCTGCCACACCGCGTCCTACGTCTCGCTGCCGGCCGGGATCGTCAGCGGGCTGACCGCGGACTACACGGTCTCCGCCTGGGTGGACCCGTCGGCGAACACCACGTGGTCGCGCGTGTTCGACTTCGGCAACGGCCCCGGCACCAACATGTTCCTGACCGTGAACTCCGGCACCGGCCTCCGCTTCGCCATCACCACGGGAGGCCCGGGCGCTGAGCAGCGGATCGACGCCACCAGCGTGCTGCCTGTCGGCCAGTGGTCTCTGGTGACGGTGACGCTCTCGGGGACGACCGGGACCCTGTACGTGAACGGGCAGGTCGTCGGCACCAACACGAACATGACCGTGCACCCGTCCGCGATGGGAGCCACGCCGAACGACTGGATCGGCAAGTCGCAGTACAACGACCCGGCGCTCGACGCGAAGGTGGACGATTTCAACATCTACTCGCGGGCGCTCGGCGCGTCGGAGGTCGCGGCCCTCGCCTCCGCAACGGTGGGCAGCGGGGACGTGGCGCACTACGCCTTCGACGAGGCCGGCGGCACCACGATCGTCGACTCCTCCAGCCACGGCCGCAACGGCACGCTGGTCGTCGTGACGGCGAGCGGGACCTCCACCACCGCGTCCGACGCGGCGACGGCGGACCACTTCTGGACGCTGACGCCCGTGGCCGGCTGA
- a CDS encoding LacI family DNA-binding transcriptional regulator gives MATIGDVARAAGVSRSTVSYALSGKRVISEETRQRIEEAIQALGFTPNAGARALATAHTNVLGLYLQFQEDEFAPAMLQYVLPVSTTARAEGYDLLMVTDADLVGAIRRTTSSHMVDGVVLLDVTYDDVRLEPLRDAAQPAVLIGYARDSAGFDSFDLDFGEAARMAVDHLAERGHRELMLVTPPGHVADRGGSYVWRFRDAALERAARYGLRLSVHAGDSRHPGITEELDRAFDAHPEATALIVHNDATIAALPRYLGDRGIRVPDDLSVVGVFSQDFGQAFSLPYTAVESLPDRLGELAVEQLVRRIADPAMAGAPIVRLIEPGFIDRASTRSL, from the coding sequence GTGGCAACGATCGGCGACGTCGCCAGGGCCGCAGGCGTCTCACGGAGCACGGTGTCGTACGCGCTCTCCGGCAAGCGCGTCATCTCCGAGGAGACGCGGCAGCGCATCGAGGAGGCCATCCAGGCGCTCGGCTTCACACCCAACGCCGGCGCCCGCGCCCTCGCCACCGCGCACACGAACGTGCTCGGGCTGTATCTGCAGTTCCAGGAGGACGAGTTCGCTCCTGCGATGCTGCAGTACGTCCTCCCGGTGTCGACGACGGCGCGCGCCGAGGGCTACGACCTCCTGATGGTCACCGACGCCGACCTGGTCGGCGCGATCCGCCGGACGACCTCCTCGCACATGGTCGACGGCGTCGTGCTCCTCGACGTCACCTACGACGACGTCCGACTGGAGCCGTTGCGTGACGCCGCGCAGCCCGCCGTCCTCATCGGTTACGCCCGGGATTCCGCGGGTTTCGACTCGTTCGACCTCGATTTCGGCGAGGCGGCGCGGATGGCCGTGGACCACCTCGCGGAGCGCGGCCACCGCGAGCTGATGCTGGTCACGCCGCCCGGCCACGTGGCAGACCGCGGCGGCTCGTACGTGTGGCGCTTCCGGGACGCCGCCCTCGAGCGGGCGGCCCGGTACGGCCTGCGGCTGAGCGTCCACGCCGGAGACTCGCGTCACCCCGGGATCACCGAGGAGCTGGACCGGGCGTTCGACGCCCACCCCGAGGCGACGGCGCTGATCGTGCACAACGACGCGACCATCGCGGCGCTGCCGCGGTACCTCGGCGATCGCGGCATCCGCGTGCCGGACGACCTGTCGGTGGTCGGCGTCTTCTCCCAGGACTTCGGGCAGGCCTTCTCGCTGCCGTACACGGCGGTGGAGTCGCTGCCCGACCGGCTCGGCGAGCTCGCGGTGGAGCAGCTCGTCCGGCGCATCGCGGACCCGGCGATGGCCGGTGCGCCGATCGTGCGGCTCATCGAGCCCGGGTTCATCGACCGCGCCAGCACCCGCTCGCTGTAG
- a CDS encoding LacI family DNA-binding transcriptional regulator — MAVTISDVARHAGVSPSTVSYAISGKRTISPSTRERIDAAIAHLGFTANAGARALATSQTMVIGLLTQFHQDEFAPAMLQYVLPVSDTARELGYDILLVTETDATAALNRVTRTGMVDGVVLLDVIHEDPRLETMRAAPQPGALVGLPKHTEGLDVFDLDFGESARMLVDHLYGLGHREIVVVSPPKHVFERGGAYGWRFRDAALERGARYGLQMHPYYGESQQPAIGHSINAILDARPTATALIVHNDATIAALPAVLAARGTRVPTDLSVVSLYSKDFGRAFSLPYTAVESSPDQLGQHAVRQLVRRITNPELAGAPVTRFVAPELTTRGSTR; from the coding sequence GTGGCAGTCACCATCTCGGACGTCGCCCGGCACGCGGGCGTGTCCCCGAGCACCGTCTCGTACGCGATCTCCGGCAAGCGCACCATCTCGCCCTCCACCCGCGAGCGGATCGACGCGGCGATCGCCCACCTCGGCTTCACCGCCAACGCGGGCGCCAGGGCCCTGGCCACCTCGCAGACGATGGTGATCGGCCTGCTCACGCAGTTCCACCAGGACGAGTTCGCGCCCGCCATGCTCCAGTACGTGCTCCCGGTCTCGGACACCGCCCGGGAGCTCGGCTACGACATCCTGCTCGTCACCGAGACCGACGCCACCGCGGCGCTGAACCGCGTGACCCGGACCGGCATGGTCGACGGCGTCGTGCTGCTCGACGTCATCCACGAGGACCCGCGGCTGGAGACCATGCGCGCGGCCCCGCAGCCCGGAGCGCTCGTCGGCCTCCCGAAGCACACCGAGGGGCTCGACGTCTTCGACCTGGACTTCGGGGAGTCGGCGCGCATGCTGGTCGACCACCTCTACGGGCTCGGACACCGGGAGATCGTGGTCGTCTCGCCGCCGAAGCACGTCTTCGAGCGCGGGGGAGCCTACGGCTGGCGCTTCAGGGACGCCGCCCTCGAGCGGGGTGCCAGGTACGGCCTCCAGATGCACCCGTACTACGGCGAGAGCCAGCAGCCGGCGATCGGCCACAGCATCAACGCGATCCTCGACGCCCGCCCGACGGCGACGGCGCTGATCGTCCACAACGACGCCACCATCGCGGCCCTGCCGGCGGTGCTGGCGGCGCGCGGAACCCGGGTGCCGACGGACTTGTCCGTCGTCAGCCTTTACTCCAAGGACTTCGGCCGAGCCTTCTCCCTGCCATACACGGCGGTGGAGAGCTCGCCCGATCAGCTGGGCCAGCACGCGGTCCGGCAACTCGTGCGGCGGATCACGAACCCGGAGCTCGCGGGAGCCCCGGTCACCCGATTCGTCGCGCCGGAACTGACGACCCGCGGAAGCACCCGATAA
- a CDS encoding extracellular solute-binding protein yields MIATKRTRIIGAAMLAATIIGGVSACSGGSGSGSSSSAGGTYTFWDPYPQFDASAAWTKLVEQCGTQAGVTVKRTGYDTSALTNKALLAGQQGSSPDLLLVDNPVVSTLADAGILTSTAENKLDTSAIQKNIIAAGQIDGKTYGVPIGANTLALYYNKKVLAAAGVDISTVKDWSSLTDALAKVTAAGKKGITFSAIGTEEGSFQFLPWFWGSGANLKQLDSSKAQQALSLWTDWVKKGYAPNSVINNTQTTSWQEFATGDYAFGENGTWQLGNVKAAGIDYGILNIPGIDGGSAPAPTGGEFMTIPVQKDTARYATSKKIAECLTSTKSFVNTDNTLSYIAPTAAAQQEQVAGNPELKPWVDAVAAAKGRTSDNLGTKYPKISQQLWGAVQNALSGSQTPQAALQAAQTAAAAATK; encoded by the coding sequence GTGATCGCCACCAAGCGAACGCGCATCATCGGCGCCGCCATGCTCGCGGCCACCATCATCGGCGGAGTCTCCGCCTGCTCCGGCGGTTCGGGCTCCGGCTCGTCCAGCAGCGCGGGCGGCACTTACACATTCTGGGATCCGTACCCCCAGTTCGACGCCTCTGCTGCCTGGACCAAGCTGGTCGAGCAGTGCGGCACCCAGGCCGGCGTCACCGTCAAGCGCACCGGTTACGACACCAGCGCGCTGACCAACAAGGCGCTCCTGGCCGGCCAGCAGGGCAGCTCGCCCGACCTGCTGCTGGTGGACAACCCGGTCGTCTCGACCCTCGCGGACGCCGGCATCCTGACCAGCACCGCCGAGAACAAGCTGGACACGTCGGCCATCCAGAAGAACATCATCGCCGCCGGCCAGATCGACGGGAAGACCTACGGCGTCCCGATCGGCGCGAACACCCTGGCGCTCTACTACAACAAGAAGGTCCTGGCCGCAGCCGGAGTCGACATCTCCACCGTCAAGGACTGGTCCAGCCTGACCGACGCGCTCGCCAAGGTGACCGCCGCCGGCAAGAAGGGAATCACCTTCTCGGCGATCGGCACCGAGGAGGGCAGCTTCCAGTTCCTGCCGTGGTTCTGGGGCTCCGGCGCCAACCTCAAGCAGCTCGACTCGTCGAAGGCGCAGCAGGCGCTCAGCCTCTGGACCGACTGGGTGAAGAAGGGCTACGCGCCCAACTCGGTGATCAACAACACCCAGACCACGTCCTGGCAGGAGTTCGCCACCGGCGACTACGCGTTCGGCGAGAACGGCACCTGGCAGCTCGGCAACGTGAAGGCGGCCGGGATCGACTACGGCATCCTGAACATCCCCGGGATCGACGGAGGCTCGGCTCCGGCCCCGACCGGCGGCGAGTTCATGACCATCCCGGTCCAGAAGGACACCGCCCGCTACGCCACGTCGAAGAAGATCGCCGAGTGCCTCACCAGCACCAAGAGCTTCGTGAACACCGACAACACCCTCTCCTACATCGCCCCGACCGCGGCGGCGCAGCAGGAGCAGGTGGCCGGGAACCCCGAGCTCAAGCCGTGGGTGGACGCCGTCGCGGCCGCGAAGGGCCGCACCAGCGACAACCTGGGCACCAAGTACCCGAAGATCTCCCAGCAGCTCTGGGGTGCGGTGCAGAACGCGCTCTCGGGTTCGCAGACCCCGCAGGCGGCACTCCAGGCCGCGCAGACGGCCGCCGCGGCAGCCACGAAGTAA
- a CDS encoding carbohydrate ABC transporter permease, with the protein MTTLQTAPNGSVRPDGGVADAATPPRRRSSRRRSGQWAAWAFLAPVVVYLVVFYAFPLYRNIELSVRDYTVRSFVMGDAPFVGLDNYVKVFQNPTFAPAILHTALFTVISIVFQFSIGMVLAVFFHQNFRLSGTLRALFLVPWLLPLIVSASSWSWMLNSDSGVVNAALHAFGIAPVNWLTSPDWALTSVIIANIWIGIPFNLVILYSGLQNIPTELYEAASLDGANAWQKFWRVTFPLLKPVSAITILLGLIYTLKVFDIIWIMTRGGPGTASTTLSTWSYQLGFASTLPDFSPAAAVGNILIVIALIFGLIYIRTQRKQDLA; encoded by the coding sequence ATGACAACCCTCCAGACAGCGCCGAACGGCTCTGTCCGACCCGACGGCGGGGTGGCGGATGCCGCCACCCCGCCCCGGCGCCGCTCCTCACGGCGGCGCAGCGGCCAGTGGGCCGCCTGGGCGTTCCTCGCCCCGGTGGTCGTCTACCTGGTCGTCTTCTATGCCTTCCCGCTCTACCGGAACATCGAGCTGAGCGTCCGCGACTACACCGTGCGCTCGTTCGTGATGGGCGACGCCCCGTTCGTCGGCCTGGACAACTACGTCAAGGTGTTCCAGAACCCGACCTTCGCGCCGGCGATCCTCCACACCGCGCTGTTCACGGTGATCTCGATCGTCTTCCAGTTCTCGATCGGGATGGTGCTGGCGGTCTTCTTCCACCAGAACTTCCGCCTCTCGGGCACGTTGCGCGCGCTGTTCCTGGTGCCGTGGCTGCTGCCGCTGATCGTGTCGGCCTCCTCCTGGTCGTGGATGCTGAACAGCGACTCGGGCGTGGTCAACGCCGCCCTGCACGCGTTCGGGATCGCGCCGGTCAACTGGCTGACCTCGCCGGACTGGGCGCTGACCAGCGTGATCATCGCCAACATCTGGATCGGCATCCCGTTCAACCTGGTGATCCTGTACTCGGGGCTGCAGAACATCCCCACCGAGCTGTACGAGGCCGCGTCGCTCGACGGCGCCAACGCCTGGCAGAAGTTCTGGCGGGTCACCTTCCCGCTGCTGAAGCCGGTGTCGGCCATCACGATCCTGCTCGGACTGATCTACACGCTCAAGGTGTTCGACATCATCTGGATCATGACCCGCGGCGGCCCCGGCACCGCCTCGACCACGCTGTCGACCTGGTCGTACCAGCTCGGGTTCGCCTCCACGCTGCCCGACTTCAGCCCGGCGGCCGCCGTCGGCAACATCCTCATCGTGATCGCGCTGATCTTCGGCCTCATCTACATCCGCACCCAGCGAAAGCAGGACCTCGCATGA
- a CDS encoding carbohydrate ABC transporter permease, with protein sequence MTGKRPWWKTALGVVLTALMLFPVYWMINVSLTPTSLMRKSPPDLFPFHATFEGYQAVINDQLPNLGTSLLVGLGTVILTVAIAAPAAYSLAKLRPRGRGVLNFVLLIAQMIPGIIMAMGFYAIYLNLGMLNSIGGLIVADSTLAVPFGVLIFSAFMAGIPDELLSAAKIDGAGTWRTFRSIVLPVSRNSIVTVSLFAFLWAWSDFIFASTLNSGGPLQTVTLGIYKYIGNNNQEWNAIMATAVVASIPAAVLLVIAQKYVAAGVTAGAVKD encoded by the coding sequence ATGACCGGCAAGCGGCCCTGGTGGAAGACCGCGCTCGGGGTGGTTCTGACCGCGCTGATGCTCTTCCCGGTCTATTGGATGATCAACGTCTCGCTCACACCGACGAGCCTGATGCGCAAGAGCCCGCCCGACCTGTTCCCGTTCCACGCGACCTTCGAGGGCTACCAGGCCGTCATCAACGACCAGCTCCCGAACCTCGGCACCAGCCTCCTCGTCGGGCTGGGCACCGTGATCCTCACCGTCGCGATCGCCGCGCCTGCGGCCTACTCGCTGGCGAAGCTGCGCCCGCGGGGGAGGGGCGTCCTCAACTTCGTGCTGCTGATCGCGCAGATGATCCCCGGCATCATCATGGCGATGGGGTTCTACGCGATCTACCTCAACCTCGGGATGCTCAACAGCATCGGCGGCCTCATCGTCGCCGACTCGACCCTGGCCGTCCCGTTCGGGGTGCTGATCTTCTCCGCCTTCATGGCCGGGATCCCGGACGAGCTGCTGAGCGCGGCGAAGATCGACGGCGCGGGAACGTGGCGCACGTTCCGCAGCATCGTGCTGCCGGTCAGCCGCAACTCGATCGTGACCGTCTCCCTGTTCGCGTTCCTGTGGGCGTGGTCGGACTTCATCTTCGCCTCGACGCTGAACTCGGGCGGCCCGCTGCAGACCGTGACGCTCGGCATCTACAAGTACATCGGCAACAACAACCAGGAGTGGAACGCGATCATGGCCACCGCCGTCGTCGCCTCCATCCCCGCCGCTGTGCTGCTTGTGATCGCCCAGAAGTACGTCGCCGCCGGGGTCACGGCCGGCGCGGTCAAGGACTGA